ATCGGGCGTACCCAGTTTGTCGTTCACGGCAATGGCAACGGCTGGAACGATGGTACGGACTGGAGTTGGAGCGATGGATACGGTTGGGTTGTCACCACCGTTGCTACTGAAACCAACTATATCGAGCGCGCAATGGCTGCCGGTGATGTGCTGGGCAGAGATAATGGCAGCCAGCAAATAGTTACTGCCGCTCGTGGCAATAATGCATTGAGAGTCAGTATCCGGGAAGGAGCAGCCAACGGCACGCTGAATGAAGTGGCTGCCTGGTCATCAAATGCCGAGAATCGCAATCAAGCGACATTGATCGACGTAGCAGTAGGGAACCTGGATAACGACGGTTACCTGGACATCGTCGTGGCGTTTCTCCAGGAAAATACCAACAATGTGCAGCTTGTCTACCTGGAATACGACCCCACTTATAACCAGGGCAGTGGATCAAACCTGAGCTTTCGGCTGCGTACACGAGCGTTCATCACCACCGAGAATGTTTCCCACCCCAATAGATCTTCAGATCGATCTGGCCGATCTCAATGGCGATAGTCAAGACTCGGTGATACTGGCGTATAGTACGAGCCAAAACGATACGCCAGGGATTAGTCCAACCCTCCAGGTGTATACGTTTGATTTCAATACCAGAACCGGTGCGCTGGCTAGAAGCAATCTGCAATGGGTAGAAGACGCCAACGCTTCTACCTTCGTCATGGCAACCGGCGACATTGACGGTATCGCTGCCGGGAACGGTAACCGTCGTCAGGAGATTGTCCTGGGCTATAACAGTAGTGGCGTCAGCAATGGTAATTTTGCCGGTCTGAATATTAAGACCATCCGGCTGATCAATCTGAACACCCCATCACCACAACTGGCAACAACTGACCACTGGTGGAATAATCAAAATGGGCGTAATTGGGTGCGCTACCTGGCGCTGGCCGTTGATGATCTGGATCGAGATAACCGGGACGACGTAGTAGCCGCCTTTACCGACTCAACGTCAAACTTCGGGTTCCAGATGATCTATCTTCAGCAAGGGTTCAACAGTCAGGGTCAGGCCACCGGTCTCCAATTAAAGGGATCGCGACGTTCCGATCCAGCCTTCAATAGTGATCCGCAGATCGTGATGGGTGACTGGGATAACAATTCGTTGCGCGGCGTAGCCGGGGGAAGCTGTGCCAGTGTGACCGAGTACACCGTTACTGCCGTAGGGTTCGTACCACCATTCTGGCAAAACATTCAGGGCGATCAGAGTGAAAAAGGTGGATCAATTGGGCGCTCGGTCAGTCAATCGTTTGGCGTTGAAAACTCCCTGACGTATGAGCGATCACATACCGTTTCGGCATATGTTGGGGTAGGTGTAGAAGTAACCGGATTCAGCGCCTCGGCCCGTGCAACCGGTGCTCGCGAGTATGCGACCAGCAACACTCGTGCGACGGAGACCGTAACATCGACGATCAAAACATTGGGTCACTCGTGGGGTAGCGATGCTGTTGTCTACGAACCGGCTCAGTACAAGTGCTACAGCTATCAGATGAGCAACGGCACCAATCCACTACCTGTAACTGATGCGTCAGTACGCTTCTGCGAGTACATTCCCTTTAGTAATAGCTTGCCACTTACAGCCGAAGAGCTTGATAGCTGGGACAGAAACAATAGCAGCGAGACGGAATGGATCCCGGTTGTCCGTGATTGGAGCAGTCTCGCGCTGTTCCGTGGCACCTACACTGACCAGTCCAGTAATGCGAGTGCGGCTGCACTGGCTGTAGATAGTCAGATTGTTGCCGGCAGCTTTATCAGTGGGACGGTTGCGCAAACCAATCTGCAAGCCAATCCGTGGTGGCAGGTTGATCTGGGTTCAGTGCAGACTATCGATAAGATTCGGATCTGGAGTCCCGGACACCATACCAATGTTCACATCTTTGTCTCTAATAACGACTTTCGCACCATGAGTGGCCATACCGATCCTGCCAATCTCATTGGTGTGCCGGGCGTCTTTCACTACACGCTGGCCGATCTAGGTGTAGACCTGACAACCGGTGACCCGATTGGTCCTGTGACGACGTTCCTCACGCATGTAAATGACCAACCTGTGCGGGGTCGCTACATTCGTGTGCAACTGGCCGGAACTGACATGCTCAAACTGGCAGAGGTCCAGGTCTTTGGTCCCAATCATCTGGAGCCGGATCGCTATCCGCTCGATCTACGCGACACCGATCCCAACGATGGTTTCTTTGAGGTGTTACTCTATAACCCCTATCACACCACAAACAATGACACCTATCAATGGGTGAAGACCCGTGGTCGACTCCTGTGGGATGGACGTGACTACGACATCGGTATCCTGGTGGGCCGTGGCAATGCGAAGACGGAATGGTCGCTGACAACATCGCAAGAGGAGACTCAGATCCGGCGTGAACAACTCTCGAACGTGACGCGCATTGGCTATGAGATTGACATCGAGGCCGGCCTCATCGTCAACTTACAGGCGGGTTTTGGCGAGGAATTCAGTGCCGGTATTGCCAGTGAAACCGTTCAAAGCACGTCCTGGAGCGAGAATTTTGAAATGGGTGGCCTGATTCAAGGGTTCCCTCGCGAGTATGATGGTCAGAGCATGAACTGGGTGCAGGCCTGCCGCTATCGCTTCCACCCCTACTACTACGAACTCGTGGAAGAGTCAAGTGTCGGCTACCAACACCGTTTTCCGGTCCTTGATTACCTGGTACCTGATGATAATAACGAATGGGATTTACAGCGCACGGATAATCTGAACGCCTGTCGCAACGGTAATCAGACTGCCAGTACACCACAGACAACGGTTGACAACTTCACAACCTCCACCGGTCAAACTTCCACGTTCAACGTCTTGGCCAACGACGAGGGCAATAACCTTGAGATTACCAGTGTCGGTCCGGCGCAAAACGGAACTACCACGCACACGACGCGAACTATCACGTATACCCCGCGCTCAGGGTTCGTTGGTACCGACCAGTTTGACTACACCATCTCTGATGGCACGAACAGTGCCAGCGGTACCGTGACCGTAACTGTCGAACGGATCTATCTCTATGTGCCGGTAGTCAGTCGCTGACGATCCCGTCCCCTGGAGAGTTCAACGGCGGATAGAACATGGGGGCGTAGGCAGGATATGAAGCCTGGGAAAACCCTGAAACCCTCACCCCTCGCCCCTTTCCCGCTGCGCGGGAGAGGGGCGCGCAAAGGTCTGATCTGGCGCTTCCTGATACGATAAAAAGTTGCGTTATATCAAATCCTGCCATGGGCATGACCTGCATAATGCGGATGGGCGGGTTCGGTAGGGGCGGGTTCTGAACCCGCCCCTACTCGTCCCTACGGACGATACCATGTGCCCGTTCACGTTGTCATACGCGGGATGTGACGAACGAGGGGGTAGCGGAAGGGTTCGTCTTGAATCGCGTGCTATGCTAACCGGTAGCACGTACTGTACTTCGTACCAGACTCAGGTTGAAACTATTACCCAAATCCCAGCACAAGTTCTATCCACCCTGCCCATACTGTCCGTCTTCCATTATTATCTCAATGGTATCGTTTTTAATAATGGAAAGCTGGGTTTAGTCTAGCCAAACCGACTCTCAAAAAATTTACTCATAATCGATGCTTTTGAGATTTTTAACTTTGTTTTTACAAAAATTCATATTTAAAATCTGTGTAATTTGTCACAAAGAATGATTGCTTAAGCAGACTATACATTTTACGACAAAACTCATCTTATCTTCACACTATTTTGAGCTTAATATCAGATGTTATGGGAACTACAGGGATTATAATATCGTCTACAGGGTGTATCAGGCAGTAATTCAAGGAGGATGTTATGTACCGGCCAGGAATGATGTGGAGCATGCTCGCCCTGATCGGTGCGCTCATGCTCAGCAGCGTGGCCCCGCTCGCCGCCGCACCCTTCTCCGGGCGCACCAGCTTTGCCGACCCGCGCTTTGCAGCCATCTGGAGCCGTACCGACAGCGAGGCCGTGCGTGGTGGACGCACCTGGTATTGGGGACCAGGACCGTGGTTCGATTACGGCGAGTTCTACCGGGAAAGCCCCAATGCAATTCGCACCGTTCAGTACTTTGACAAAGCCCGCATGGAGATCAATCGCCCTGACGACGGCATTGTAACGAACGGCCTTCTGGTGAAAGAGCTGGTCAGCGGACGAATGCAGCTCGGTGATTTTCCCTACGATGTCACCTATCGCGATCCTTCAGACGTACCGGTCGCCGGTAATCCGCGCGCTGCTAACACGATTGCCCCTGGCTACCGCGATTTCGCCGGTATCGCAACAATTGACAATGGCTACCGTGATCCTTCACGACTAAACGAGCGCGTCTCCGCTGTGATCGCTCGCGGCGGCAACATTGGTATTCGCGAGGATCTTGCCCGGCCCGAAACGACGATTGTGCAGTATAACAGCGTGACGGGTCACAACATTCCGCGTGTCTTCTGGGATTTTATGAACGCCCGTGGCCGCGTCGTTGAGAATGGGCGCGTCGTTACCGCACCGATTGTTGACTGGCTCTTCGCGATGGGCTATCCGATCACCGATCCCTACTGGACACGTGCCGTTGTTGGTGATACCGAACGCGATGTCCTGGTGCAGCTCTTCGAGCGACGGGTCTTGACCTACACCCCGGACAATCCGCCCGGTTATC
This genomic window from Chloroflexus aurantiacus J-10-fl contains:
- a CDS encoding FG-GAP-like repeat-containing protein, translated to MKCRQLAVSRLNIMIILASTLIGITILILLIPGAAAQSPQGTPLSCSDSPFGRVVELGKEREIFVSFKGSPDFRGTSNGLNASLNNLGEPQQPGNIQLIEEGLFANDAQNRYNISWLAATAADLNGDGKVEFVQGFTDAIGRTQFVVHGNGNGWNDGTDWSWSDGYGWVVTTVATETNYIERAMAAGDVLGRDNGSQQIVTAARGNNALRVSIREGAANGTLNEVAAWSSNAENRNQATLIDVAVGNLDNDGYLDIVVAFLQENTNNVQLVYLEYDPTYNQGSGSNLSFRLRTRAFITTENVSHPNRSSDRSGRSQWR
- a CDS encoding Ig-like domain-containing protein — encoded protein: MFPTPIDLQIDLADLNGDSQDSVILAYSTSQNDTPGISPTLQVYTFDFNTRTGALARSNLQWVEDANASTFVMATGDIDGIAAGNGNRRQEIVLGYNSSGVSNGNFAGLNIKTIRLINLNTPSPQLATTDHWWNNQNGRNWVRYLALAVDDLDRDNRDDVVAAFTDSTSNFGFQMIYLQQGFNSQGQATGLQLKGSRRSDPAFNSDPQIVMGDWDNNSLRGVAGGSCASVTEYTVTAVGFVPPFWQNIQGDQSEKGGSIGRSVSQSFGVENSLTYERSHTVSAYVGVGVEVTGFSASARATGAREYATSNTRATETVTSTIKTLGHSWGSDAVVYEPAQYKCYSYQMSNGTNPLPVTDASVRFCEYIPFSNSLPLTAEELDSWDRNNSSETEWIPVVRDWSSLALFRGTYTDQSSNASAAALAVDSQIVAGSFISGTVAQTNLQANPWWQVDLGSVQTIDKIRIWSPGHHTNVHIFVSNNDFRTMSGHTDPANLIGVPGVFHYTLADLGVDLTTGDPIGPVTTFLTHVNDQPVRGRYIRVQLAGTDMLKLAEVQVFGPNHLEPDRYPLDLRDTDPNDGFFEVLLYNPYHTTNNDTYQWVKTRGRLLWDGRDYDIGILVGRGNAKTEWSLTTSQEETQIRREQLSNVTRIGYEIDIEAGLIVNLQAGFGEEFSAGIASETVQSTSWSENFEMGGLIQGFPREYDGQSMNWVQACRYRFHPYYYELVEESSVGYQHRFPVLDYLVPDDNNEWDLQRTDNLNACRNGNQTASTPQTTVDNFTTSTGQTSTFNVLANDEGNNLEITSVGPAQNGTTTHTTRTITYTPRSGFVGTDQFDYTISDGTNSASGTVTVTVERIYLYVPVVSR